The Sporosarcina ureae genome includes a region encoding these proteins:
- a CDS encoding TetR/AcrR family transcriptional regulator has product MSMKAKITQASVLLFEEKGFSDTSIQDIVEAIGVTKGTFYYYFNSKEQLLMEIHLEYISDLLKRQQTILESDHLSGREKLEAIIALLIHDIQYNGPSGRVFFREMRHLVEQNVDTIEKQRDLFRLNIEQLITDSIEAGEFRQDLRADIVAFGVLGITNYSYNWFNPKGNMSADELIELFSSLLLEGIIPR; this is encoded by the coding sequence GAGTATGAAAGCTAAAATTACACAAGCGAGTGTGTTGTTGTTTGAAGAGAAAGGGTTTAGTGATACATCGATTCAAGATATAGTCGAAGCAATCGGTGTGACAAAAGGAACATTCTATTATTATTTCAATAGTAAAGAACAATTATTGATGGAAATTCATTTGGAATATATTTCGGATTTACTGAAACGCCAACAGACGATTTTAGAATCGGATCACTTATCAGGTCGTGAAAAGCTAGAAGCTATTATCGCATTGCTGATCCATGATATTCAGTATAACGGGCCAAGCGGTCGCGTGTTTTTCCGTGAAATGCGTCATTTAGTTGAACAGAATGTCGATACGATTGAAAAACAACGGGATCTGTTTCGCTTAAATATCGAGCAGCTGATTACGGATAGCATCGAAGCGGGTGAATTCCGTCAAGATTTGCGTGCAGATATTGTGGCATTCGGCGTATTAGGCATTACGAATTACAGCTACAACTGGTTCAATCCAAAAGGGAATATGTCTGCGGATGAATTGATTGAACTATTTTCCAGTCTTTTACTTGAAGGTATCATACCGCGCTAA
- a CDS encoding phosphotransferase family protein, whose product MEHATTIDVRSGEELNKEKLQHFIHDHIPEAPEGELHIRQFSAGHSNLTYLLRINEWEAVLRRPPLGPVAPKAHDMEREYQILSTLHPYFKAAPKPYVFSNDEEIVGSPFFIMERRNGIVLDTEFPDDTAYTPELGRKISELLVEQLVSLHQVDYKKTKLVDMVKPEGFMERQVAGWIGRYERAKTDDVKGLDELTAYLKSHVPESAEPTIIHYDYKLNNAMFSEDYSEMTGLFDWEMTTVGDPLADVGAAMSYWIQADDPEMLKKGLGKPPVTVMEGFFTRNEFIQRYAEKSGRDVSSIDYYLTFAYFKLAVICQQIYYRYKKGQTQDQRFAHFHVFVENLIQYALLSARK is encoded by the coding sequence ATGGAGCATGCTACAACAATTGACGTACGGTCTGGAGAAGAATTGAATAAAGAGAAGCTACAACACTTTATTCATGATCATATTCCAGAAGCGCCAGAAGGGGAATTACACATTCGCCAGTTTAGTGCGGGGCATTCGAATTTAACGTATCTTCTGCGGATTAATGAATGGGAAGCAGTGTTGCGTAGACCGCCACTAGGGCCAGTTGCACCGAAAGCACATGATATGGAGAGAGAATATCAAATTTTATCGACTTTGCATCCGTATTTTAAAGCAGCTCCAAAACCATATGTATTTTCTAACGATGAAGAGATTGTCGGAAGTCCATTTTTCATTATGGAACGGCGAAATGGCATCGTGCTAGACACGGAATTTCCTGACGACACAGCCTATACGCCTGAACTCGGCCGCAAGATTTCTGAATTACTAGTAGAGCAATTGGTCAGTTTGCATCAAGTAGATTATAAGAAGACGAAGTTAGTGGATATGGTGAAACCTGAAGGCTTTATGGAGCGGCAAGTTGCCGGGTGGATCGGGCGCTATGAACGTGCGAAAACGGATGACGTGAAAGGCCTGGATGAATTGACTGCGTACTTGAAGAGTCATGTACCCGAGTCGGCAGAGCCTACGATAATTCATTACGATTATAAATTAAACAATGCGATGTTTTCAGAAGACTATTCCGAAATGACAGGGCTGTTTGACTGGGAAATGACGACAGTAGGCGATCCACTCGCTGACGTGGGCGCTGCGATGAGTTATTGGATACAGGCAGATGATCCCGAAATGCTGAAAAAAGGGCTGGGTAAACCACCCGTTACAGTGATGGAAGGGTTTTTCACAAGAAATGAATTTATCCAACGCTATGCAGAGAAGAGCGGACGTGATGTCAGCTCGATCGATTATTATTTGACGTTTGCCTACTTCAAATTAGCCGTCATTTGCCAGCAGATTTATTACCGCTATAAAAAGGGACAAACGCAAGATCAACGCTTTGCTCACTTCCATGTGTTTGTTGAAAATCTAATTCAGTACGCGTTACTTAGCGCTAGGAAGTAA
- a CDS encoding 2-phosphosulfolactate phosphatase, whose translation MKIHLLFKKEELDETKLDASKTVVVFDVLLATSTISACLSFGARAVIPVADEEEAHEIAKNLPIDEYCMAGEWNGLPIDGFSYPLPLALQEKVADKTLILRTTNGTVAIRKAAAARKVWIASLLNSPAVARKVYEEYEDETILITCAGSANQFCLEDFYGAGYFLSELIQLAGENAVQLTDSALGAKLFYDSQKDQNEIVLAQTQVGSAMLEMGVSEDLHFVSQKEKLEVAPYLSGHEVVCDPFVGVYNN comes from the coding sequence GTGAAAATCCATTTGCTTTTTAAGAAAGAAGAGTTGGATGAGACGAAGCTCGATGCGTCGAAAACGGTTGTCGTCTTTGATGTGTTATTAGCAACTTCTACGATTTCTGCCTGCCTGTCGTTTGGTGCGCGGGCAGTTATTCCGGTAGCTGATGAAGAGGAAGCGCATGAGATTGCGAAAAACTTGCCGATCGATGAGTATTGTATGGCGGGTGAGTGGAACGGCTTGCCAATTGATGGGTTCTCCTATCCATTGCCGCTAGCCCTTCAAGAAAAGGTCGCGGATAAAACGTTGATCCTACGAACGACTAACGGTACAGTGGCGATCCGAAAAGCTGCAGCTGCGCGTAAAGTATGGATTGCATCATTATTGAATAGCCCAGCAGTAGCTAGAAAAGTGTATGAAGAATATGAAGATGAAACGATTTTGATCACTTGTGCAGGATCTGCCAATCAATTTTGCTTAGAAGACTTCTACGGTGCAGGGTACTTTTTATCCGAGCTCATTCAGCTAGCCGGAGAGAATGCCGTTCAATTAACGGACAGTGCGCTCGGAGCCAAGCTGTTTTACGACAGTCAGAAGGATCAAAATGAAATAGTACTCGCACAAACACAAGTAGGCAGCGCAATGCTGGAAATGGGAGTAAGCGAGGATTTACATTTCGTCAGTCAAAAAGAAAAGCTGGAAGTCGCACCATATTTGTCTGGTCATGAAGTTGTCTGTGATCCGTTTGTAGGCGTATACAATAATTGA
- a CDS encoding long-chain-fatty-acid--CoA ligase, which produces MKHTAHFEFWPPRLAKSLTLPETTIYDNLAITAKKYPNKTAYEFYGGSATYSQLLDETEKMAGYLEHECQVKKGDRVLLLMQNSPQFLVSLFAILRVRAVVVAINPMSTTKDLQFFLEDGDIRLAFIGQELYPKLEPLIGTTTLQTVISAAYSDYINEGKALAEIPAEVKAPAKELAETISWKFALHAAKTPSAYTGESDDMAMIPYTSGTTGAPKGCIHTNRTVQANTTGSYHWMTMGPDTVVLTSLPLFHVTGLTHSALNPILAGSNTVILTRWDRDYAMKAIEHFRVSHWINISTMLIDFLANPQLADYDISSLEIVGGGGATLPIAVGEKLRQRTGLDYVEGYGLSETMSHTHFNPPNRPKLQCLGIPAFGVDARIIDPTTGEELGVEEEGELVVHAPQLFKGYYNQEEETKASHLLLDGKQFFRTGDIVRMDDEGYFFIVDRVKRMINAAGFKVWPTEVESILYKHPAVQQACVVRSPDEVRGETVKALIILDEGYKGKVTGEEIIEWSKEQMASYKYPRIVEFRDSFPTTSSGKILWRQLQDA; this is translated from the coding sequence ATGAAACATACAGCTCATTTTGAATTTTGGCCACCGCGTCTTGCCAAATCTCTTACATTACCTGAAACAACGATTTATGATAATTTGGCGATCACTGCGAAGAAATATCCGAACAAAACTGCTTATGAGTTTTATGGAGGATCCGCAACGTACAGTCAATTACTGGACGAAACAGAGAAGATGGCAGGCTATCTTGAACACGAATGCCAAGTGAAAAAAGGGGATCGTGTTTTGCTACTTATGCAAAACTCGCCACAGTTTCTCGTGAGTTTATTTGCAATATTGCGCGTGCGGGCAGTCGTTGTCGCGATCAATCCGATGAGTACGACTAAAGATTTGCAGTTTTTCTTGGAAGACGGAGACATTCGACTGGCGTTTATTGGACAGGAACTGTATCCGAAACTAGAGCCGCTAATAGGTACGACGACACTTCAAACCGTGATATCTGCCGCTTATTCGGATTATATTAATGAAGGAAAAGCATTAGCTGAAATACCTGCAGAAGTAAAGGCACCTGCTAAGGAACTAGCTGAGACTATTTCGTGGAAATTTGCGCTACATGCAGCTAAAACCCCGTCAGCCTACACAGGTGAGAGTGACGATATGGCGATGATTCCGTATACGTCAGGAACGACTGGCGCACCAAAAGGCTGTATCCATACGAATCGTACAGTGCAGGCCAATACGACAGGTTCGTATCACTGGATGACGATGGGTCCAGACACGGTGGTATTGACAAGTTTGCCTTTATTCCATGTAACAGGACTGACGCACAGTGCGCTGAATCCTATTTTGGCAGGGAGTAATACGGTGATTTTAACGAGATGGGATCGCGATTATGCAATGAAGGCGATTGAGCACTTCCGAGTCAGCCACTGGATCAATATTAGTACGATGCTGATCGATTTCCTCGCGAATCCTCAGCTCGCTGATTACGATATTTCATCTCTAGAAATCGTCGGTGGCGGAGGAGCAACGCTTCCTATTGCAGTGGGTGAAAAACTACGACAACGAACGGGACTTGATTATGTAGAAGGGTACGGTCTCTCGGAAACGATGTCGCATACTCATTTCAATCCACCGAATCGACCTAAATTGCAGTGTCTTGGTATTCCTGCATTCGGTGTAGATGCCCGTATTATTGATCCGACGACTGGAGAAGAACTCGGAGTAGAAGAGGAAGGCGAGCTAGTGGTCCATGCGCCTCAACTGTTTAAAGGGTATTATAATCAAGAAGAAGAAACGAAAGCGAGCCATCTACTGCTAGACGGTAAACAATTTTTCCGCACGGGCGATATTGTACGAATGGACGACGAAGGCTATTTCTTTATCGTAGACCGCGTTAAACGGATGATCAATGCAGCTGGATTTAAAGTATGGCCGACTGAAGTGGAGTCGATTCTATATAAACATCCAGCGGTTCAGCAGGCGTGTGTCGTTCGGTCTCCTGATGAAGTGCGTGGTGAAACCGTAAAAGCACTCATTATTTTGGATGAAGGGTATAAAGGAAAAGTAACTGGCGAAGAGATTATCGAATGGTCGAAGGAGCAGATGGCGAGTTATAAATATCCACGGATCGTCGAGTTCCGTGATAGTTTCCCAACTACGAGTAGTGGAAAGATTTTATGGCGTCAGTTGCAGGATGCATAA
- the dapA gene encoding 4-hydroxy-tetrahydrodipicolinate synthase: protein MNFGSIMTAMVTPFDERGDIDYPATQHLINHLLANGTDALVVAGTTGESPTLTAQEKVELFKFTVQTVAGRAPVIAGTGTNSTRESIDLTIQAEEAGVDGIMLVVPYYNKPCQEGLFQHFQTIAQTTTLPVMLYNIPGRSAVNMLPETIIRLANNVSNITSVKEASGNLDAVAAIIEHTGDDFFVYTGDDSSTLPVLAIGGTGVVSVSAHIIGNEMQEMVRHFKMGNTKQAATIYRGLLPIMKAMFAAPNPSPTKAALNLTGVPVGGVRLPMIALPDEQVESLKDLLALRNQSVVGL, encoded by the coding sequence ATGAATTTCGGATCAATTATGACAGCGATGGTTACTCCGTTTGACGAAAGAGGAGACATCGATTACCCAGCGACACAACACTTAATCAATCACTTACTAGCCAATGGAACAGACGCGTTAGTCGTCGCAGGTACGACGGGTGAATCCCCTACGCTTACTGCGCAAGAGAAAGTGGAACTATTCAAGTTCACCGTGCAAACTGTTGCAGGACGTGCACCGGTTATTGCCGGTACAGGAACGAACAGTACAAGAGAATCGATTGACCTAACGATCCAAGCAGAAGAAGCTGGCGTTGACGGCATCATGCTTGTCGTACCATACTATAATAAGCCGTGTCAGGAAGGGTTGTTCCAGCACTTCCAGACGATCGCACAAACGACTACATTGCCAGTCATGCTCTATAACATACCAGGACGTAGCGCAGTAAATATGTTGCCTGAAACGATTATCCGATTAGCTAATAACGTTTCGAATATTACATCTGTCAAAGAAGCAAGCGGTAATTTAGACGCCGTTGCAGCCATTATCGAACATACCGGAGACGATTTCTTTGTCTATACAGGTGATGACTCGTCTACACTTCCTGTACTGGCTATTGGCGGCACAGGCGTCGTATCGGTTTCCGCTCACATTATAGGCAATGAAATGCAAGAAATGGTGCGTCACTTCAAAATGGGCAACACAAAGCAAGCGGCTACGATCTACCGCGGCCTATTGCCCATCATGAAAGCGATGTTCGCTGCTCCAAACCCTTCACCTACGAAGGCTGCATTGAACTTGACAGGCGTACCGGTTGGCGGTGTTCGTTTACCCATGATTGCGTTGCCTGACGAACAAGTAGAATCATTGAAAGACCTTCTAGCTCTTCGTAATCAATCCGTAGTCGGACTGTGA
- a CDS encoding S8 family peptidase, whose protein sequence is MKKSSLVILLLVSIFFGFITSKPIHSHAQSPVTEWLVEYAEDARMTFSEELEGRVEVRKKISSDVELWSVKEGIDAETLRRELQEDPNVLLIEANVERHLAAESSNDPYIVEQWWLPRVGAETIWSRVSEQKKDVTVAVIDSGIDTQHVDLQKRIQLGGQNFYNDNGNVRDETGHGTKVSGIIAAEYGNSEGVSGIAGPFDVKILPLKVFGASQTTKTSYIIAAIDHAVKLKADVINLSLGGPVKSDIEERAIQRAIQAGITVVAAAGNKAEEDNRPFYPASYEHVISVGSTDQRNQHVKSSNYNESLTLVAPGTSIFTTTNEGDYGVGEGTSFSSPIVAGAAAIVKSLQPEKTPQEIKEILQSTATRLAEPGTSLYFGSGLLSLERVHQMLPAQKIPVHSVELSAEAVTMDLASGVNSPTVALTQLATMNSAMNIVYEQEPNNTFKQANWLYENANVRGTITETSKDMDFYQVAWQTPGTLKVEGEWTKEDFAGGYNNQFLRVDLYDEKQNWIGKADDQKMFNGQNGLSMEVELPAGQYYLKVSQTAANEDFFTNHEYEISSHFTPSKLVPQRPNFLLGDVWMKVDERKFFLNEEDETFDWESTNSDVATVDNEGMVVANNPGNAIITFYVGNVVKTLRVTVTDTTTESKFALYAAVHPVNATDQTVIWSSSDPSIVEVDQRGVVTAKKVGTVFVTARANGAAAIATVNVVRNGVGYEFTSDFDDQKVLANKVFTVTFTQPLSPLKDYSQDIVISRDSDGGTRVLDFTAKVNPLNFKQLWIQPNTSWNEGSHYLTVTKNVQNTHLLTLHKESRMMFYSGYK, encoded by the coding sequence ATGAAGAAAAGTAGTTTGGTTATTTTATTGTTAGTATCGATATTTTTTGGATTCATTACGAGTAAACCCATACATAGTCACGCACAATCACCAGTTACCGAGTGGCTAGTGGAATATGCGGAAGACGCTCGCATGACTTTTAGTGAGGAACTAGAAGGGCGAGTGGAAGTGCGTAAGAAGATTTCTTCTGACGTGGAGTTATGGAGTGTAAAGGAAGGTATAGACGCAGAAACACTTAGACGTGAACTTCAGGAAGATCCGAATGTTTTACTTATAGAAGCAAATGTTGAAAGACACTTGGCAGCTGAATCTTCCAATGACCCGTATATTGTGGAACAATGGTGGCTCCCACGTGTGGGTGCAGAAACGATTTGGTCACGTGTGTCTGAACAGAAGAAGGACGTAACTGTAGCGGTAATTGATTCAGGTATTGATACGCAACATGTAGATTTGCAGAAGCGAATTCAACTAGGGGGACAGAATTTCTATAACGATAATGGTAATGTGCGTGATGAAACCGGCCATGGAACTAAGGTGTCGGGGATCATCGCTGCAGAGTACGGTAATAGTGAAGGCGTTTCAGGAATAGCGGGTCCTTTTGACGTGAAAATTTTGCCGTTAAAAGTATTCGGGGCTAGCCAGACAACGAAAACGTCCTATATTATCGCAGCCATTGATCACGCGGTGAAGCTAAAGGCAGACGTGATCAACCTGAGTCTTGGCGGCCCGGTGAAATCGGATATTGAAGAACGAGCGATCCAACGTGCAATTCAAGCGGGCATCACTGTAGTGGCGGCAGCTGGTAATAAAGCAGAGGAAGATAATCGACCTTTTTATCCAGCGTCATATGAACATGTGATATCGGTCGGTTCGACCGATCAACGTAATCAGCATGTGAAGTCCTCGAACTACAATGAAAGCTTGACTCTAGTAGCGCCAGGAACGTCTATTTTCACGACTACAAATGAAGGGGATTACGGTGTAGGTGAAGGAACTTCATTTTCATCACCGATTGTGGCGGGAGCGGCAGCTATTGTAAAGTCATTGCAACCGGAAAAAACACCGCAAGAGATCAAAGAGATACTTCAATCTACAGCAACACGTTTGGCGGAACCTGGAACTTCTTTATACTTCGGATCAGGTTTACTCAGCTTGGAACGAGTGCATCAAATGCTTCCTGCTCAAAAGATTCCAGTGCACAGCGTGGAATTAAGTGCTGAAGCAGTAACGATGGACTTGGCCAGTGGTGTGAACTCTCCGACTGTCGCACTTACTCAACTTGCTACGATGAATTCTGCGATGAATATAGTTTATGAACAAGAACCCAATAATACATTCAAACAAGCTAATTGGCTTTACGAAAATGCCAACGTAAGAGGAACGATCACGGAGACTTCTAAAGACATGGATTTCTATCAAGTGGCATGGCAGACTCCAGGTACATTGAAAGTGGAAGGCGAATGGACCAAAGAAGATTTTGCTGGTGGTTACAATAATCAGTTTCTGCGTGTGGATCTATACGATGAAAAGCAGAATTGGATTGGAAAAGCCGATGATCAAAAGATGTTCAACGGTCAGAATGGTTTATCCATGGAAGTAGAGTTGCCGGCGGGTCAGTATTATCTAAAAGTGTCTCAGACAGCTGCCAATGAAGACTTTTTTACGAATCATGAATACGAAATATCTAGTCATTTCACCCCAAGTAAACTAGTGCCTCAACGTCCGAACTTCTTGTTGGGGGATGTGTGGATGAAAGTGGATGAGAGAAAGTTCTTCTTGAATGAAGAGGATGAAACATTTGATTGGGAATCAACGAATTCCGATGTCGCCACAGTTGACAACGAAGGCATGGTCGTCGCGAACAATCCTGGGAACGCTATTATTACTTTTTACGTAGGAAATGTCGTGAAAACTTTACGGGTCACTGTGACGGATACGACGACGGAATCGAAATTCGCATTGTACGCTGCAGTTCATCCAGTTAACGCAACGGATCAAACGGTCATCTGGTCTTCTTCCGATCCCTCTATCGTAGAAGTTGATCAGCGCGGAGTCGTCACAGCCAAAAAAGTCGGTACCGTATTTGTGACGGCTAGGGCAAATGGAGCCGCGGCGATTGCGACAGTCAACGTAGTGCGTAACGGTGTAGGCTACGAGTTTACGAGTGACTTTGATGATCAGAAGGTCCTCGCAAATAAAGTATTCACTGTCACATTCACTCAGCCATTATCTCCGTTAAAGGATTATAGTCAAGACATTGTTATCTCAAGGGACTCAGACGGTGGAACACGGGTCCTTGACTTCACGGCCAAAGTAAATCCACTGAATTTCAAACAGCTATGGATTCAACCGAATACGTCTTGGAATGAAGGTTCTCATTATCTTACGGTGACGAAAAATGTTCAGAACACTCACCTACTTACCTTACATAAAGAAAGTAGAATGATGTTTTATTCAGGCTATAAGTAA
- the grpE gene encoding nucleotide exchange factor GrpE yields MSTIHESANNRPEELQRLLDKELLQLEKITIEDFEVDPIEKPVTQEDLKQFQQFTSTSFRSLEELLESNQAVLPVDEAITRLQDEALQDRVQMAKRAVQIFTLFEDVRQTVDPESVDLLAQLDAAIDQAHRLLEEIGIQELTVYDEYFDESYMEVVGTIPAEEAQGIERFKVAAVFRRAFAIEGQVIQDALVKTVS; encoded by the coding sequence ATGAGTACTATACATGAGTCCGCGAATAACAGGCCGGAAGAGTTGCAGCGTTTATTGGATAAAGAATTATTACAACTGGAGAAAATTACAATTGAAGATTTCGAAGTGGATCCTATTGAGAAGCCTGTCACGCAAGAAGATTTGAAGCAGTTCCAGCAGTTTACATCGACGAGTTTCCGCTCTTTAGAAGAGTTGCTCGAAAGCAATCAGGCCGTCTTGCCTGTTGATGAAGCAATTACACGTTTGCAAGATGAAGCATTGCAAGACCGAGTACAAATGGCAAAACGTGCGGTGCAAATTTTTACTTTATTTGAAGATGTGCGTCAGACAGTTGATCCTGAATCTGTTGATTTACTTGCACAGTTAGATGCAGCGATAGATCAAGCCCATCGTTTGCTTGAAGAAATCGGTATACAAGAGTTAACGGTGTACGATGAGTATTTCGATGAAAGTTATATGGAAGTAGTTGGAACTATACCTGCTGAAGAAGCGCAAGGAATTGAGCGTTTTAAAGTAGCAGCTGTATTCCGTAGGGCTTTTGCAATAGAAGGTCAAGTCATTCAAGATGCATTAGTGAAAACGGTTTCGTAA
- a CDS encoding tetratricopeptide repeat protein translates to MSSFTNVPMLIQQMQQEIRQKRYTLALGTIRELEKMNVSRKQILWHKALLESKVGNLHVALAYLKELDSDELYAIKLQQTIVDNWDTYTQIIAKYNDAVSEIQLGFGEKALHTINHAMELAGKLPIPIEFYRMKTVLLARYESDPLSRYIAELPMYALDDPTIKRVVAAEPPRPDIARPVPKPKRKRKLKKEAAVFLASTATVLLVFVVWLVANLMASPEIATESPTTAPAKKPAITETEPKEDKPVEEVIAQPKEETELEFVSNEAAKTYYNEGYKQFIKEDFPAAVVYLEYAVRTEESDYFTDDASYFLASSYLRERKYEDVVNIAKAFRKEKDVNYKESPYREGIRLQESRALWQLGEDAKAVSILDELMNKPDEDWVTYEARAMKKLVVDGENGSEEEAS, encoded by the coding sequence ATGAGTTCATTTACTAACGTTCCTATGCTGATACAGCAAATGCAACAAGAAATACGACAGAAGCGTTATACACTGGCGCTGGGTACGATACGCGAATTGGAAAAAATGAATGTGAGCCGCAAGCAAATTCTATGGCATAAAGCATTGCTTGAAAGTAAGGTCGGGAATTTGCATGTGGCATTAGCCTACTTGAAGGAATTAGATAGCGACGAGTTATATGCCATCAAGTTACAGCAAACGATTGTGGACAATTGGGACACGTATACGCAGATCATCGCTAAATATAATGATGCCGTTTCGGAAATTCAGCTAGGATTCGGTGAAAAAGCACTACATACTATAAATCACGCGATGGAACTTGCAGGAAAACTGCCTATTCCCATTGAATTCTATCGAATGAAAACGGTGTTGTTGGCGCGTTATGAAAGTGACCCTTTATCTCGCTACATAGCGGAGTTACCTATGTATGCGCTCGATGATCCGACAATCAAGCGAGTCGTGGCAGCAGAACCTCCACGTCCAGACATCGCACGGCCGGTTCCGAAACCTAAGCGCAAACGTAAGCTGAAAAAAGAAGCGGCAGTATTTCTCGCTAGTACAGCGACTGTCTTATTAGTGTTCGTCGTCTGGTTAGTTGCCAATCTCATGGCGTCACCTGAAATCGCTACGGAGTCGCCAACTACCGCACCGGCGAAAAAGCCAGCTATAACGGAGACGGAGCCTAAGGAGGACAAGCCGGTTGAAGAAGTGATCGCACAACCTAAAGAAGAAACTGAGCTTGAATTCGTTTCCAATGAAGCAGCGAAAACGTATTACAACGAAGGCTATAAGCAATTTATAAAAGAAGACTTCCCAGCAGCTGTTGTGTACTTGGAATATGCTGTGCGTACAGAAGAAAGTGATTACTTCACAGACGATGCCTCGTACTTCTTAGCGTCAAGTTATTTGCGTGAGCGGAAGTATGAAGATGTGGTGAACATCGCGAAAGCATTTCGTAAAGAAAAAGATGTAAATTATAAGGAGTCGCCTTATCGAGAGGGAATCCGCCTTCAAGAAAGTCGTGCGTTGTGGCAGCTCGGCGAGGATGCGAAAGCTGTTTCGATTCTGGATGAATTGATGAACAAGCCAGACGAAGATTGGGTGACGTACGAAGCAAGGGCGATGAAGAAGTTGGTAGTAGATGGTGAGAATGGTAGTGAAGAAGAGGCTAGTTGA
- a CDS encoding YARHG domain-containing protein, with amino-acid sequence MKKCPICNEMNTNQQEYCTHCKAFLASRYSNKKRTFLKTPLYPILLIAVVLVATISYYTIENKYGRKAITEQFISALIEQDRDELHELIVPKDSRISIDGESIQALLTLVEKNPSLVQVVESHLQEQTDDGMFSIRAVGKRFGFFPRYTINPAGYILKVKSIGDETVLSIHDTEMGYIKKSEEQAEFGPYMAGIYPIKMTTTIDDESVREEIQANVFGAKQTIHLAFDSIKELATATNVETDNDVPVVQNDVPKEEPVETVIVKEVIKEIPADDSNDHFIISYSGDVFLDKSDLKGLSKDDLRLARNEIYARHGYVFKSKELQNYFGSQSWYDPDPSFDGKMSKWEKHNIELIKSLE; translated from the coding sequence ATGAAAAAATGTCCAATATGTAATGAAATGAATACAAATCAGCAAGAATACTGTACACACTGTAAGGCGTTTCTTGCCTCACGTTATTCCAATAAAAAACGAACGTTTTTGAAGACACCACTGTATCCCATTTTATTGATCGCTGTCGTGCTTGTCGCGACTATAAGCTATTACACTATTGAAAATAAGTATGGTCGGAAAGCAATAACAGAGCAATTCATTTCAGCGCTGATCGAGCAAGATCGAGATGAGTTGCATGAATTGATCGTACCGAAAGATAGTCGTATTTCAATCGATGGAGAAAGCATACAAGCCTTACTTACATTGGTTGAGAAAAACCCTTCCTTGGTACAAGTAGTGGAAAGCCATTTACAAGAACAGACCGACGATGGCATGTTCTCCATACGTGCGGTTGGTAAGCGGTTCGGCTTCTTTCCTCGCTATACGATTAATCCAGCGGGCTATATCCTCAAAGTGAAATCCATCGGGGACGAAACGGTGCTATCCATTCACGATACAGAAATGGGCTATATTAAAAAGAGTGAAGAACAAGCAGAATTCGGCCCGTACATGGCTGGGATCTATCCCATTAAAATGACAACAACTATAGATGATGAAAGCGTGCGTGAGGAAATTCAAGCGAATGTATTTGGAGCGAAACAAACGATTCATCTCGCTTTTGACTCCATCAAAGAATTAGCCACCGCAACCAACGTGGAAACCGACAATGATGTACCAGTTGTACAAAATGACGTCCCGAAAGAAGAACCCGTCGAAACGGTTATTGTCAAAGAAGTGATTAAAGAAATACCAGCTGATGATTCAAATGACCATTTCATCATCTCATACAGCGGTGACGTGTTCCTTGACAAATCCGACTTAAAAGGATTGTCAAAAGACGACTTACGTTTAGCGCGCAATGAAATCTATGCACGGCATGGCTACGTATTCAAGTCAAAAGAATTGCAAAACTACTTTGGCTCACAGTCTTGGTATGATCCGGACCCATCCTTCGATGGCAAGATGTCCAAGTGGGAAAAACATAATATTGAATTGATTAAATCTCTAGAATAA